A portion of the Daphnia magna isolate NIES linkage group LG4, ASM2063170v1.1, whole genome shotgun sequence genome contains these proteins:
- the LOC123471503 gene encoding histone H2B.3 translates to MPPKVSGKAAKKAGKAQKNIAKGDKKKKRKRKESYAIYIYKVLKQVHPDTGISSKAMTIMNSFVNDIFERIAGESSRLAHYNKRSTITSREIQTAVRLLLPGELAKHAVSEGTKAVTKYTSTK, encoded by the coding sequence ATGCCCCCTAAAGTTAGCGGCAAAGCAGCCAAAAAAGCTGGCAAAGCTCAGAAGAACATTGCCAAAggagacaaaaagaaaaagcgcaAGAGGAAGGAGAGCTATGCTATCTACATCTACAAAGTGTTAAAGCAGGTCCACCCCGACACTGGCATTTCTTCGAAAGCTATGACGATCATGAACAGTTTCGTCAATGACATTTTCGAACGTATTGCTGGAGAATCTTCTCGTCTTGCCCACTACAACAAGCGTTCTACCATCACGAGCCGGGAAATTCAGACAGCTGTCCGTCTCCTTCTGCCCGGAGAATTGGCCAAGCACGCAGTATCTGAAGGCACAAAGGCTGTGACTAAGTACACTAGTACTAAGTAA
- the LOC116921055 gene encoding histone H3, which translates to MARTKQTARKSTGGKAPRKQLATKAARKSAPATGGVKKPHRYRPGTVALREIRRYQKSTELLIRKLPFQRLVREIAQDFKTDLRFQSSAVMALQEASEAYLVGLFEDTNLCAIHAKRVTIMPKDIQLARRIRGERA; encoded by the coding sequence ATGGCGCGTACGAAACAAACAGCTCGTAAATCTACCGGTGGGAAAGCTCCTCGCAAACAGTTGGCCACGAAAGCAGCTCGAAAGAGTGCCCCTGCCACTGGTGGTGTAAAGAAGCCTCATCGTTACCGCCCCGGTACTGTCGCTCTTCGTGAGATCCGCCGCTACCAAAAGTCTACTGAGCTTCTGATCCGCAAACTGCCATTCCAGCGCTTGGTCAGAGAAATCGcccaagatttcaagacagaCTTGCGTTTTCAGAGCTCCGCCGTTATGGCTTTGCAGGAGGCAAGCGAGGCTTACTTGGTGGGTCTATTCGAAGACACCAACTTGTGTGCCATTCATGCTAAGCGAGTTACCATCATGCCTAAGGATATCCAGTTAGCCCGTCGTATCCGAGGAGAACGTGCTTAA
- the LOC116921049 gene encoding trypsin alpha-3 encodes MRAIFLAIGLMCLVKYAFSSSLPSLLNYEEVSFNPPTLRKEITAEANKIVGGTVALVGEFPYQATLNLGGRLCGGTLIATSIVLTAAHCLADMSASSATTFKVTVNTTKQSGGTGAISRGVRKFVVHASYNPNTHDNDIALLALTSPITNVRFAKLPLANTTSTYADQLAVVVGWGTTSSGGTISSNLLKASVNVMTNTACNQQYNNTITSGMVCAASPGKDSCQGDSGGPLLIRDVQIGITSFGKGCADPRFAGVYTRITRYITWIKTISSTI; translated from the exons ATGCGCGCCATCTTCTTG GCTATCGGGCTGATGTGCCTCGTTAAGTATGCATTTTCCAGTTCTCTTCCTAGTCTTCTCAATTACGAAG AAGTTAGCTTTAACCCCCCAACTttgcggaaagaaattacTGCAGAAGCGAATAAAATTGTCGGTGGAACTGTTGCCCTTGTAGGCGAATTTCCGTATCAG GCTACCTTGAACCTCGGTGGTCGTTTATGTGGCGGAACCTTGATTGCAACTTCAATTGTTTTGACAGCAGCGCATTGCTTAGCCGA TATGTCCGCTTCCTCTGCCACTACATTCAAGGTGACCGTCAACACGACGAAACAGAGTGGTGGAACCGGTGCTATTAGCAGAGGAGTGAGGAAATTCGTCGTGCATGCCTCATACAATCCTAACACACAT GATAATGATATTGCTCTACTGGCTTTAACCTCACCGATAACAAACGTCCGGTTTGCTAAGCTACCATTAGCTAACACTACCAGCACGTACGCAGACCAGCTGGCCGTAGTTGTCGGATGGGGAACAACTTCTTCTG GTGGGACCATCTCCAGTAATCTACTCAAGGCTTCGGTAAATGTTATGACGAACACGGCCTGCAATCAGCAATACAATAATACGATTACTAGTGGCATGGTATGTGCGGCATCTCCGGGTAAAGACAGTTGCCAg GGTGATAGTGGTGGTCCCCTCCTGATACGAGATGTTCAAATAGGTATCACCAGCTTCGGCAAGGGCTGTGCTGATCCTCGATTTGCAGGTGTGTACACCCGAATTACTCGTTACATTACCTGGATTAAAACCATTTCCTCCACGATTTAA
- the LOC116921047 gene encoding LOW QUALITY PROTEIN: uncharacterized protein LOC116921047 (The sequence of the model RefSeq protein was modified relative to this genomic sequence to represent the inferred CDS: deleted 1 base in 1 codon) — MCEEENNKFCGYLQHKGKKRLISMWRRWYCVLNGRLLLFYRSESDYLKLGKFHERLDLGLVYDVLPALGVENGIQISTHTGPHWLRTTDEKSYELWLEALQASIVLRRQGSTLRKSKTGSSGPLEKVQSPVSNRNRKAKSTMSDVLLTTDERETTDKKIGSPFSRFSLGFIPGHGKKYSTYDGSRSFFRVEQSPNEEWDVKEKVEDDKKISETPKLRKKNRKAARPLSESVSNFLLLNSQSSENVAETKIKPVKAVNKKKNLPSIPKLPTSFGVGKLLSHLQTPSSASSSRRHSKSMNSLVDDCLAVEYKQQKSVSQSNVDVDEKATFFSKSEDILSKRASVTIRVDCEDIVDVVDKKDVAPDQTDCTKEPEGNQPGDKVIVASSVQQSSACADDNDDLESLDDKKKGSKKMKEATRRKSGLAMLKQFFLSAKISMKRKGESVDKDKLCVNERSRKSSNESAAASEKSSARTSLILESDQQHLAVQNDVIAEEQKRQEHQSKEETQKEEKSVELIEREVAESPVISVLKRNESRKSEGEKSVQEEAFISENAYTYEAKIIEIVEPQSPGLVHPEDVDQTASDPFQDIITLPIKSARNSSESTLSLEKVRPARKSVISCEYVTKEDIEVAELKPFLPLKTKVKCPSPGYDIPRNSPVSVPCFKEIEPAVNPEDVIELSCVVADPNSTTDNELEKPEPSKSSDELKPDVLTGDCNVSKTERNSVRKLSPLIQIFDHGSNPKAPNATSMRHSLSKTNAFEKRISFAQAETETVHEEMVQILASDPLE, encoded by the exons ATGTGCgaggaagaaaacaacaagttTTGCGGATACCTTCAacacaaaggaaaaaag CGTCTTATTTCCATGTGGCGTCGGTGGTACTGCGTCCTAAATGGACGCCTACTTTTATTTTACCGGTCCGAATCTGATTACTTAAAATTGGGCAAATTCCACGAGCGTCTCGATTTAGGACTCGTCTACGACGTTTTACCAGCACTCGGCGTCGAGAATGGAATTCAAATCTCTACTCACACTGGACCTCACTGGCTG AGAACCACAGATGAAAAATCATACGAACTTTGGTTAGAAGCGTTACAAGCGTCGATCGTATTGCGACGACAAGGATCAACTTTAAGGAAATCAAAAACGGGATCTTCCGGGCCTCTCGAAAAAGTTCAATCTCCCGTTTCGAATCGAAATCGTAAAGCTAAATCAACAATGAGCGACGTTTTGCTTACGACAGATGAGCGTGAAACGACAGATAAGAAAATTGGAAGCCCATTTTCAAGGTTTTCGCTTGGCTTCATACCCGGCCACGGGAAAAAATACAGCACGTATGACGGCAGTCGTTCATTTTTCCGTGTCGAACAATCACCGAATGAAGAATGGGacgtgaaagaaaaagtagAAGATGACAAGAAGATCAGCGAAACCCCGAAacttagaaagaaaaatcgtAAAGCA GCCCGACCCCTCAGCGAGAGCGTTTCGAATTTCTTGCTGTTAAACAGCCAGAGCTCTGAAAATGTGGCGGAAACCAAGATCAAACCAGTTAAAGCAgttaacaagaagaagaatttacCATCCATTCCGAAATTACCCACCAGTTTTGGCGTTGGAAAGCTTTTATCTCACTTGCAAACGCCTAGTTCGGCCAGTAGTTCTAGAAGACATAGCAAAAGCATGAACAGTCTTGTGGACGATTGTCTTGCTGTTGAGTACAAACAACAGAAATCTGTTTCCCAATCAAATGTCGATGTTGACGAGAAAGCAACTTTCTTCTCTAAAAGTGAAGACATTCTATCAAAACGGGCTTCAGTTACAATTAGGGTCGACTGTGAGGACATCGTCGATGTGGTCGATAAAAAAGATGTTGCTCCGGATCAAACTGACTGCACGAAAGAACCAGAAGGAAACCAACCGGGGGACAAGGTTATTGTAGCTTCAAGTGTACAACAAAGCTCAGCTTGTGCCGATGACAACGATGATCTGGAATCGCTAGAtgataaaaagaaaggcaGTAAAAAGATGAAGGAGGCTACCCGTCGGAAATCTGGTTTAGCAATGCTGAAACAGTTCTTCCTCTCAGCCAAAATCAGTATGAAACGCAAAGGGGAATCCGTCGACAAGGATAAGCTCTGTGTTAACGAACGCAGTCGCAAAAGTAGCAACGAAAGTGCTGCGGCATCAGAGAAAAGTTCGGCTAGAACGTCGCTTATTCTCGAATCAGATCAGCAACATCTCGCGGTACAGAACGATGTGATTGCTGAAGAACAGAAGCGACAAGAACATCAGTCGAAAGAGGAGAcgcaaaaagaagagaagtCGGTGGAACTTATCGAACGTGAAGTGGCCGAAAGCCCCGTAATTTCAGTCCTCAAACGAAACGAATCTCGAAAATCGGAAGGTGAAAAATCTGTCCAGGAAGAAGCTTTCATTTCCGAAAACGCATATACTTACGAAGctaaaataattgaaattgtgGAACCCCAATCGCCTGGACTGGTTCATCCGGAAGACGTCGATCAAACAGCATCTGATCCATTCCAAGACATCATTACCCTTCCAATCAAATCCGCCAGGAACTCTTCCGAGTCAACACTTTCCCTTGAAAAGGTGAGACCCGCCAGGAAATCCGTTATCTCTTGTGAGTATGTTACCAAAGAGGATATAGAGGTGGCGGAACTCAAACCGTTTTTACCTTTAAAAACTAAAGTGAAATGTCCGTCGCCCGGGTACGACATACCTCGCAACAGCCCCGTTTCCGTACCCTGCTTCAAAGAAATCGAACCTGCAGTAAATCCGGAGGACGTGATTGAACTTTCTTGTGTTGTGGCTGATCCCAACTCGACGACAGACAATGAACTGGAGAAACCAGAACCTTCCAAGAGCTCCGACGAGTTGAAACCGGATGTTCTAACTGGAGATTGTAATGTATCGAAGACTGAACGTAACAGCGTCCGCAAGCTATCTCCACTTATTCAAATTTTCGATCACGGTTCAAATCCGAAGGCACCGAACGCTACGTCAATGAGGCATTCCTTGAGTAAGACAAACGCTttcgaaaaaagaattagtttTGCTCAGGCGGAAACTGAAACGGTTCACGAAGAGATGGTACAAATTCTTGCATCCGATCCGCTTGAATAA
- the LOC116921057 gene encoding histone H2A, with protein MSGRGKGGKVKGKSKTRSSRAGLQFPVGRIHRMLRKGSYAERVGAGAPVYLAAVMEYLAAEVLELAGNAARDNKKTRIIPRHLQLAIRNDEELNKLLSGVTIAQGGVLPNIQAVLLPKKTDKPAKA; from the coding sequence ATGTCTGGTCGTGGTAAAGGAGGCAAAGTCAAGGGAAAGTCAAAGACCCGTTCCAGCAGAGCCGGACTTCAATTCCCCGTTGGTCGCATCCATCGAATGCTTCGCAAGGGATCGTACGCTGAACGTGTCGGTGCCGGTGCCCCTGTTTATTTGGCTGCTGTTATGGAGTACTTGGCCGCTGAAGTTCTTGAATTGGCCGGTAACGCAGCTCGTGACAACAAGAAGACTCGTATCATCCCTCGCCACTTGCAATTGGCCATCCGCAACGACGAAGAGTTGAACAAACTTCTATCAGGTGTCACTATTGCTcaaggtggtgttctgcccaACATCCAGGCCGTTCTCCTGCCCAAGAAGACCGATAAACCCGCCAAGGCTTAA